In Spodoptera frugiperda isolate SF20-4 chromosome 3, AGI-APGP_CSIRO_Sfru_2.0, whole genome shotgun sequence, the genomic window ACGAAAAtgcaaatatgtaatttttgaTGGTAAAAAAATGTGCTGGTAAAGACCATCTCTAAAATCTTTTAGTTGACTATCCAAATATGTACTTTTCACGTTTTACGGTATACGTTGTCGTCGTCAACgcaatatacatatgtataatgcCTTAAAACATAATCACGGTTGTAACAAACTcttatttgatgattttttccTGTGAATATTTCATCAACTATTGTTTTTCGAGCAAGACAAACAATTTAACGATTCTTGTatgattgatggacaaatgaataaatcaataaaatcgaTAGTACTGTCCATACCTTATGATAGCAATAtcagagctgtggactacctagcaggttaccgaggctgcacctcgaaaagcaggcgtaggaacggggtagtttttagtaagtaggaatctgacacttcctctcgcctagtccaaggtgggagaagtcattggatattttATCCCCctcaattaaaaaaagttatagcaATGTAATTTACACCTATATTGCTGTTTTTATTGCTACTATTGACACCATGTCACATTCACATAACTGTACCCTACTATCTAACCGCAATCAATTATAGGTGATATTAATGTCAGCGTTACGTGGATAGCCAATTAAAAATTACCGTACCTGTTTGTCTAGAAAATCTAAATTAGTCGGTTTTTAGGATTCTCGTGATTAATGGTAGCTGTTAtcttttacatatattattattctctttACCCGTGTTTGGTAAATCTGACCTATATttagtcttttttattttattgaatttgtgcATCTAACTTTCTGCAAAGTATGGATAAAATGAGAATGCAGTTTTGAATGTGCTCTATGTTGactcaataaacaaaacagaagtgtctgtttgtaatattgaaataactgatttttactacatacataagaatttacatacaatacatacaccaaaataatatgttttacaatttttgtctgtctgtttgttctggctaatctctgaaatggatggaccgattttgacgggacttttattgacaggtagctgatgtactaaggagtaacttaggctatttttatttgtcacaaagtccgtaaccCACGTGAGCGATGCCGCACGATGAATCGCGAGTAGTTAAAACAAAGAGGcagacaaaatttaaaaaaatattagatattttgGTGTACGCATCGTATGCATATTCATATCatacatgtagtaaaaagcggttaatttaattttacaaacagacattctaatttaatttattagtctagaatctagattaatgttattatgttgtttgtttaccAGACCGACACAGAACTATGGACGTTTCAAGAGATCGCATTCAAAGCGGAGATGGATCGGCACGACGACCCTGAATCCGAGGAGGAGGCTTTCATCCTGTGTGCAGAAGACCCGGCCTCTAGAACTAGGAATATTGTGGAACTTAGGAATATGATATATGGTAAGCAAACTTTATCTCTATTTCCAGTAACAATAGCCTGGAAATCCTTCAGTAAAACTAGTCTAGAGCTAAAATACTTTCCTgtagtaattacaataattttatatgattAAAATGACCAGACCACGTATTTTGACCAAGGTGTAGTTTGTAAACTCTTTATATGAAGGCCACTTGGCGTTTTTGGTTTGCATGCAGTATTATTAATAGTTGGAAAACCTACTACGCGCTACGGACTACGCGTTGCGAACTACGCGCTACAAGTTACGCCTAAAGTATAGTTACGTGTATAATAAGGGTTTTAGATTTAGGGCTAGGCACTTAGGCTCTACATGAGATCTGATTAATTGTACTATGGTATGTTTTGGTAACAATTCAAAAAATGAAACATGAAACATTCAAAACATGAAAATGTACTTTACGGGATAgatttatcagaataataatatgtcaaccGAAGAAAATGAGACGATCAAGATGATGTGATGCAATGATTAATGACTATTATTATCTCGTCAACCGTGTAATGAATTTCCTTGTTACACGTAACGTATACCAGTTAAGTCAGAGTTAGGTAAGCGATACCATAGGTTTACGGAAACTTGACGTAAAAGGCGAGAAATACCAGGGTAACATAAATTGCAGCGGTTACGACCTGATTAATTAGTTTGAAACACATTGTTGCCTACAGAAACAAACCTCTGTTCTGTGGTAGCTAATAGCTTTTCAatactgttttctttttttatacagCTCAAATCGCACACATCCAACAGTAAAATAAGCAAACGATATTTAATAATCAATTAAgtataaacaaatgttttatcaaAACCACGAATCTGGAATATTTTGTTTGGATAATACTCGCAAACAAAAGATTTCAAGCTGGGTCAATAGCCTTGCGAAGTGTGATATTCGACGTTTACTAGCGGGCTGCAACTTACAAGTGATTGTAAAtaaccttcattatttttaatcgtAGTTAGATCTGTGTCCCTAGTACTTTATAGGCCTATTCTTTTGCATTAtactgcaaaaaaaaacatttattgtttgtatatCTGTCTGGCAATAATTAGATACATTATGAAAGGTAGATTATAGTCAAGATAGcgaaatttacatattttattattttaaattaccgtACAATGAATTTTTTGGTGATTACAGCTAATATATGGTCTTTACTCAACTACTCTACTCTTCATAATTTGTTGtacatattttgtaaagaataagtacctacttaatgaaaattaaaataataactcttCGTCCTCGGTAATCACATGATtctatattcatattcataaaatGTGCTAGTATAAGTTAAAAGTAAGTATCTTAAGTTAAGTACCTTAAAGGCTTAGTTAGTTGGCTACATTGCCTACAATCatgatttttaagtttttaagctCTTTCGAAGCAAAGCATTTGCAagcaaagcaaaaaaaaatatattttatatgttggTTTTTAACTTTATCGGGCCGCGCTTCTGTGTAGcgttcaaatatttgtattaaccCACAACGCCATCTACCGAGTCACTGGGAAGCTCAAAATATCAACAGGTTTCTACgcttaatgaaataatatttaacttacaACTTATATTgcttaaatacttaaaaatcgttagaaaataatacttaataaaataaataagacaggcgttatttgtttttctacacAAGTAAAAGTTTAATTAGCTCCTGGCCGAATAATTATAGCAAAGTAACATAACTTCTACTCGCAACATGTTTATATGTTAGATTTTTGATATTTACAGTACAGcgacatatatgtatataaatatttgcatcatatataaatatttgcGTAACATTTTCCACAGAAAGGGGTGAGTGTCACCCTCCTCGAATGGACGACGCGTTCCTACTGCGGTTCCTGAGGGCGCGGAGATCagtacctgcgcgagcgcatagacttgtaagtatattaatatacttacttaataaagTTTTTCAAAAGCTCACCAAATAAGCTCATTCtacctaacatttttttaaacgtggttTCGTGTTACAAtcttacaatttcacatacacatgacacccaaactgTTTGTTGCTTTGCAACAAAAGGTAATGTACGTGCGCGAcacgtgtgggaatcgaacccgctacctaTTGCACACCcaactacattaaaatttagAGTTGAGTAAAGTTCTTAAACAAAAAcctaactacaataaaaaaatattttttctacgaGTAGTAGTCACACGTTAGGTACTAAGAGAtatacttttctttttcttctttatgGCAATCGAGTCGCTAATACAAAGTTGTCGACAAAACTGCCAAGAGATATTCTTCTCACAacggttaaatatttaaaacaaacatctCAAATGTTTCCAGTTAGTTCGCTACTGCAACTTCCGTGACCAGAACCCGCACTTATGGCGCGACATCGACTGGTTCGGCCTCACTAAACTGGGCCATGTGTTTGAAGGCGTACTCTTCGACAGGCCGGATGTCGGTAGACTTATTATTTGTAGACTTGGTAAGTGCCATTTAACACCACATTTTAACCTCCTGCCTAATGCTGTACTCCTAGTTAAATTGTTACTAATTACAAAGTCATAAGGTAATGAAGTTGCTTGAAAAGGATTTCTGTGTTGCCATtaggttttatttcttttgttattgcTACGAATATTTCTTGGAAATTCTGCCTAAAAGTCATAGCCTTACCTAGTGTTCTTTTAATGGTTCTAAATTTCATACAGTTCCATTAGCATGCCTACTAAAATCTGTATCAACGCTTTTACTAAAATTCTCGATACTTAACTTCAAGGATTGATTTCATTTCTTGAATGCAACAATCTCATTTAGGCGAAAAGTTCATAACCTTTTTTGTGTTGACAATTAAACACCccccgccacaacctcctatagccgctgcaactcttgtaagccagAATCTATAGTGACCATTAACGAAATAatgtataagtacctacgttTATTAAACAGTCTTTTAAACACCATTTCCAGGACAATGGGATCCAGATGATTATCCAGTAGACGACCTAATCCGAGGTTGTCTACTTCTTCTGGAAATTGGCATCATGCAGCCGAAACTACAAGTGCTAGGAGGAACTGCTTTACTGGACTGTGAAGGTCTTACCATGAAGCATATGAGGCAGTTCTCACCAGCGATAGCCTTGCAAGCCATGAATGTTATGGGGGTAAGGGAATTTCTTACATTCCTACTTTTCGAGTACCAGGATCTAATAGATCTTTAAAACTTCAGGCATCTTCTCCATACAGTTAATGCTGGGAGCCAATGATGAGAAATCCTCAATAATTTAACACGATTATTTAACTTAAGAAGGTATTTATTGTTCCTGCTTCTtaccgttatttttaattttccagtTTGCATTCCCGCTCCACCAACGAGGTGTTCATGTGGTCAACTGCTCAAGAGTCTTCGAGACATTGTTCCACTTCTTCAAACGTCTGGCGCCCGTGGATGATCTCTGGAAGAGGGTCCGATTCCATGGAAATGATCTTAGCTCTCTACATAAGTACGTACCTATTGATATCTATCTCATACTTATCGTAGGTTATTGATCTATGTTGGTAGTTATTTTCcacgtcaaataattacgtaagccgaaaaacataataattaattaacaacgactgcacggttggcgcggtggctgggtgaccggctgccgcgcaacgtgttgcGGCTTCGATTcttgcacggaacaactctttgtgtgatccacaaattgttttagtTAGGTTTAGTATTTATTGGAACGGagattttcttataattttctCATAACTTTTCAGATACATACCTCCCGATTGTCTTCCGAAGAGGTACGGTGGGCATCGACAAGAAGTATCTCTAGAAAAATGGCTGACGAAAATTAGGCAGTACAAGAATAAAGACTTTGATAACGATATGAGAACACTAGGATATGCTGTTGATTAAAATGCAATGTACAATGAACtagaattaatataaataataaattgtatacaaTCTGTATTTAGAATTGAAAGACTTGATTGTCCTACTGCAACAATattgatcaaaatatttttttacgtacgTACATATTAAGTACCGAACTAGGTACTTACAAATAGATATTGTATGTACGGAGATATATAAATGGTaatgtcatatttattattttatttatatactactatttattatttcccATTTTCTTTGATTTGATAAGACCtacataatgtaggtatataccCAGAACCTGAACAATTTTAATAGCAACATGTTGCAGACGCGGGTATTTGACATTCACTTTATCGCAGAGCAGTTGCTTGTGATtgttaaacaattaattatattttgattgtgtacacttttaaatacaattttatttttgtgggtAAAAGTTAAGGTGTTTCATTTATAgcgatttaaattaataaagttaggttaagttaggttcTCTTGCCAATTGCTAATAGTTCCTCAAAatatgacaattacaataaaacataattatttagcaCATTATTGTCACAATATTAgtgaataaattaaacaatttggtgtaattaagatttatttagaagaaaataaataaattgaaatgtttttgtgattAAGTACTAATAGAATCAAACCtgaataatgaataatgtaCTGTGCCTGAATTGTGAATTAAACtacagaatattattatgtgaaatagtttttttttgaaccaaaataaataccttatataaatatctatttatacatataccaGCATATTAGcgcatattaattaattactgccACCTTACAAATAGTGACAACCGCAACACTACGATGCGAGTTAACGAGTTTGAATACTTCATCTATTCATGATGCCTTGGTAGACACTGGGGTGAAGGTTCCACATTTTCCAGAGTAAAAAGACTCAACTAGCCATGTTATCGCTTCACGTTTTATTTTCAAGttcaacaataacaaaacagcgGCCAAACCACTCTTTTCATATCTGACGCCTTAGTACATCGGAGGTGATGGCGAAGTATTTTCCGACGAACAAAGACGCAACTACGATCATTGACACGCGTTGGCTTGCGAGCGGCGACTTGGTTgagaacacaaaaaaaaaataccggcTGAGAACGACGCACGCCAGGCGCCACAAGATAACGCAATTAAACGCGGCGCGCCGATATGCATGAGTATTGGATATCATTGTTTGTACACTTCTTCAATGTATGCTGCCTTGGTAAACTCTGGGGTGAATGTAGTCGATTTTCCGAAGTAAAAAGACTCAACTTGCCACTTATAGGACAACTTATCCAACCAATCCTCTCAGTAAAGTAGTATTCTGTGGTAAAGTGATCATCAACGCAGTGGCCAATAACTCCTTTCATGTCTGATGCCTTAGTATTAGGAGACTGACGCGTGGTATTTTCCGACGAATAAAGACGCAACTTCTACGACCACCGACCGATCGATCCATCGATCTCGATagtaaactacataattattacactGAGTTCTGCATCATTTCTGCATTCCTAATACGTAACGTAGTTTATGATTGAAATTTTATTGCAAAAGTGGCACAACTCAAAAATCATTGTGAACCACCCACCACCGTTTGTGTTGTGAACTagcaaaaacgtaaacaaattaACCCATAGGCTATTTATACTCTATACCATTTCTGCGCTCTTGGTACTAACCAGGTTTAGTTTGAAATTTTAGTGCAACATAAATGGCTCAATGAATTTGTACAAAACTCGATGTCTAAACAATAGGCGAAGCTTCGTAGACTATATTCATGTTTCTATACAAGCATTTGTAGCTGCCACCACCACCAGCTGCCTCACCCGCTTTTGTGGGATTAAAATTACTGCATGTCAGTTATTCCAAGCTAACCTAATCATCCTTCCCTGTATGTCTGTACTTACCAATTTCATCCAGATTCGTCCAGTAGTCTTTTCGTGAAAGAAGAAAAAATCTACAAATCTATACATCCCCATTCCTCATAGTATAGAATAGATAGAAGataatttcaaatcaacataGGAAGTAATGATCATATAGGAATTGAGCTCTACAAAATTCATGCACTCCTGGTACCCACGGAGTTTAGTATGAAATCTTTAGTGCAATAGTGGCACaactcaaaatatttgttcacTCGTATACAACAGTCCTCAAAGTGGTGAATGGtggttttattgttatatttataagtcTTTTGTACTACTTTATATTATGCATAAAGAATATAATTTCGTAAAgatatcttaaaatattaaataaatacatagaaagTATCAGGCGGCAAATAAAATCGGCGCCACACACAATAAACACCAGAGGCTAACAAGGCGTTGCCGATTTTTTGGGATATagaaatttattaaattgtaatattcaGGAGCTGCAGTGGTTGTATGTAAAGGCTCGACTTTACATACAACCACTGCAGCTCCTGGTTGGGCAAAACTGAGcggaaatataataattattatgtagttaatCACTtacaattaacttttaaaataaaatattttcatgagATCATTTAAAATGGTTTCGATAATGGCTCACTCGTCCGGTAACAAAGTGAGAGAAACAATGTTTCACATATCAACTCGAGTTTTAACAACCTTTCATTTCCGCCACAATTTCGCTAGGAGGTAAGTGTATGGTACATTGCCAACCTAAAAATCTTGGGTTTAATTTCGAATAGCCAATAGACGGCCATAGGTGCTGGAATTTGAATACACATCATCATGAGTAGCCACTGTTGGTCAAagaaaggcctcttctcacacggagaaggtttgagcattaatataaccacgcttgctcaatgcgggttggcgatttcaaacttataattagaaattataaacccaggtttcttcacgatgttttccttcaccgtttgtcagtggtgtctaaataatcttagaaagtgcatataACTAGGACTTTAGAATTTGATTACGGAGCAGCTCCATAATCCATAGTAATGATGattgtagtttttattccgAAGGAAATGGCTAATACGGTATTGGGTTAAACCCACTCTAGGAATAATTCCACCATCAAGCTTAATCAAataaacataaccctccttctggcgcagtcgagtaaaaacaaaataagaaagaGACAACACGAATAAAAGATCTTTGTCAGTAATATGACGTAGAAGTCATGATCAAAATGTGTTACCGTCATCACCCTAGAAACACATAAAGTCCCAAGATCAAGGTTGAAGGGAAAACTAGTTTATCAGTTGGGTTAATGTGGAGTAGGTCAGTTAGTAGGACTGGTTTAGATACTTTCACTAGATGAACAATTTTGAAGAAGGCAACTGCTGGGAACTaagatagttattttttaaatggaagtGTAGATGAAGAGTAAATAAAAGATGGATAAATTATGTGAAGAATGATATGAGAGAGAGAAAGGAGTTAGCAATAAGGGGGAAAAGTAGACAAATGGTGCTAGCCAGAGCTAAGAGCAAGAAGATGACTAATGGTAGACCCATTAGTCATCTTCTTGCTCGAAAACTGCGTTCCTATCAATAAAACTAAGCCCATATCCTCGTAACAAAAAGTTAACTTACCATTATCCTCAATAAgactgtaaattaattatacaaaataatctatatattaatacgtgaagcaaaaactttgtaaatgtttttacgaaaattgcacggacgtaggagcataaaatttggtacacttatagtttatgtgtaggagaagtgcatagcgctaatatttttcaaaaataatgcttataaagtacattaaatcaataaaacgtcaaaatcgatagacattgcgatgatattctcacgtctcatatgaaaagagttttataaaagagtttgaattaaataaaaattatcattcaacgtacgttaagtggtattgtaaattaaatcatatatggtcgaatttcggccactaggcgaccactagtaatattatttatgcaaaCTTATGCAAATCATACTTGTATTTCCAGAAACAAGcacttttctaataaaaaaatgacgtCTTCTACTGACGTCTTAagttcaaaacaatattttcacttATTGAAATGACATagaaatcaataattattttcgaaataaCTTTCATTAAAATACTGGTGAACTAATTTCCATTTCAATGGAAGCTGGGAGATGTACTACCACTCCGGATTACAATTCTCCAACACCCTTTACCAAACCTAATGTCGAATCCGACACCCAATGCTCTACATTCACCATCGTGCTCTCTATACCAAGAAACATtctcttttttataattaaatccaaataataccttatttaataaaaactatctaACTACACATTTCCGCAAAACCGACCATAGATGATTAGGGTCTCATAACATCGAAGAAAGCTTTAATAACCGCTCCAAGTGACTCCTAGTTACATAAAAGGTCGCTATCCTACATTTAGACCATGTTCCGGCAATCACTGCACTCTACGCTGACGGATTCTATTCTCAGGCACGCACGATGTGCCGGCGCAACTACGATTGTTTATGAGATCACTGGGTGCCATAACACGATAGACTTTGCTGCACATCGGACGTGTTTAtagaaaatttgttttttatttttattttatattagtttcgttttttttaataagttgttTTGGTGATTTGTTAGTTGAATTTTTTATTGACTTGgtgttatttaattagttaattatgctgtgatttgtttttaattaatcattggATTGACTTTTAAGTTGTTGGTAAGCATATTTTTTTGAGTTATTAATTATGTGTGTGGTACATTTTTATAGAGGTATTGGAATGCAAGGTTGAACCAAAAAAACTTGAACACCTTGATAGAAAtctagtattttattaactaaaaactacgcATTATCTGATTTCTAAGTGATGCTATAAAATCGCCTTACTTTGTTGTGCTTTCATCATCTAATGAGCAAATTATGATGCAGTTAAGCAACTTTATAAATGGGATAATGGACATAGCAAATATATAGTTTCGCAAAAATAAATGGACATGAGAGAAATAGTacgcaaaacatttttataattttgaacagCATCACATAGGTAAAATTGCACACAATATGTACATAGTTAGGTATAACTCCAATCTCTTTCATTAGAactaaacacggaatatttaccatgtttatttatgtctcaagttctaatgataattttagtgaccatgttagttttaaaacttatatctCCATGCTTCCACTTCTTTGGAATAGGCACAGACAAAGACACTAAGACTGCATGACATAAACCAGCTAATTATGAACATACGtttaacacaaaacattatgatctaaaaaaaaatagaaatcgGTATATTCTAGTCTCCTATGTTCAGACACAAAAATGGCTCCATTGCGATGTGATAGAATGCCGAAGAAACACATTCACTTACTCTATAATATTAGGATGTCCATAATCTATAAGAtaagcaaataaacaaacaaatagaaaacGCGGAAGCACTAACGAGACGAGATACAAACGATCTTACataatgttagtaaataaaaaaaagagtaaaGTCCACTTCATAGCAAATTGCAATTTAAATTCTATACGGCACTACACCGTGAGGtatataattaactatttttgtctgcattataaaaactaattacattGCACTTAAGAGAAAAAGATGTTCTATACG contains:
- the LOC118274072 gene encoding alpha-tocopherol transfer protein, coding for MTDTELWTFQEIAFKAEMDRHDDPESEEEAFILCAEDPASRTRNIVELRNMIYERGECHPPRMDDAFLLRFLRARRSVPARAHRLLVRYCNFRDQNPHLWRDIDWFGLTKLGHVFEGVLFDRPDVGRLIICRLGQWDPDDYPVDDLIRGCLLLLEIGIMQPKLQVLGGTALLDCEGLTMKHMRQFSPAIALQAMNVMGFAFPLHQRGVHVVNCSRVFETLFHFFKRLAPVDDLWKRVRFHGNDLSSLHKYIPPDCLPKRYGGHRQEVSLEKWLTKIRQYKNKDFDNDMRTLGYAVD